One part of the Candidatus Eremiobacterota bacterium genome encodes these proteins:
- the glmS gene encoding glutamine--fructose-6-phosphate transaminase (isomerizing), with protein MCGIVGYIGKRDSVPIIMESLRRLEYRGYDSAGIAVIDAGGKLTGSKAEGKLSNLAARLRNGESLHGTTGLGHTRWATHGRPSDANAHPHMDCSGRFAVVHNGIIENYAPLRAQLLADGHVFTSETDTEVLAHLIETHYEGDVVEAVRRTLAQVRGAFALGVISSDAPSRLVFARNGATPLIVGLGEHEMFVASDIPAMLQYTKKIVVLQEGEVVDVGSDGYTLTAFDGAPVEREVQQVAWDATSAEKAGFKHFMLKEIFEQPNVVKETLAGRIDESHDVQLASELKIDEIVLRAMTKISITGCGTAYHAGMVGMYLMRALCKIPVEMELASEFRYGDRAMDARTLTIAMSQSGETA; from the coding sequence ATGTGCGGGATCGTCGGTTATATCGGGAAGCGGGACAGCGTTCCGATCATCATGGAGTCGCTACGGCGCCTGGAGTACCGCGGCTACGACTCGGCCGGGATCGCGGTGATCGACGCCGGCGGAAAGCTGACCGGTTCGAAGGCTGAAGGAAAGCTCTCGAATCTTGCGGCGCGGCTGCGGAACGGCGAGTCGCTGCACGGCACCACGGGCCTCGGCCACACCCGCTGGGCGACGCACGGCCGGCCGTCCGACGCGAACGCGCACCCGCACATGGACTGCAGCGGCCGCTTCGCGGTCGTCCACAACGGGATCATCGAGAACTACGCGCCGCTTCGCGCGCAGCTCCTCGCCGACGGGCACGTCTTCACCTCCGAGACCGACACCGAAGTGCTCGCGCACCTCATCGAGACCCACTACGAGGGCGACGTCGTCGAAGCGGTCCGCCGGACGCTCGCGCAAGTCCGCGGAGCGTTTGCGCTCGGCGTGATTTCGTCGGACGCGCCGAGCCGGCTGGTCTTCGCGCGCAACGGCGCGACGCCGCTGATCGTGGGGCTCGGCGAGCACGAGATGTTCGTCGCCTCGGACATTCCGGCGATGCTGCAGTACACCAAGAAGATCGTCGTCCTGCAGGAGGGCGAGGTGGTCGACGTCGGGAGCGACGGCTACACGCTGACGGCGTTCGACGGCGCGCCGGTCGAGCGCGAGGTGCAGCAGGTCGCGTGGGACGCGACCTCGGCCGAGAAGGCCGGCTTCAAGCACTTCATGCTCAAGGAGATCTTCGAGCAGCCCAACGTCGTCAAAGAGACGCTGGCGGGCCGGATCGACGAGAGCCACGACGTCCAGCTCGCGAGCGAGCTGAAGATCGACGAGATCGTGCTGCGCGCGATGACGAAGATCTCGATCACCGGCTGCGGCACGGCGTACCATGCCGGCATGGTCGGCATGTACCTGATGCGCGCGCTCTGCAAGATTCCGGTCGAGATGGAGCTGGCCAGCGAGTTCCGCTACGGCGACCGCGCGATGGACGCCCGCACCCTCACGATCGCAATGTCGCAGTCCGGTGAGACCGCCGA
- the gmk gene encoding guanylate kinase: MFVVSGPSGAGKDTLVEGLKARHERLLYSVSATTREPRPGEREGIDYFFLDRAEFERRLQSGEFLEYRAYNGNLYGTPRSFIDEALRAGYDVVSKPEVNGALAIKSQFPDAVLIFIVPDKFSHLRSRLEARRTETNEQIAARLEIAHDEFTYVHRFDYLVVNEEAKPQLAVDDLESIVRAERYRIHRYPETKLKELEDS, from the coding sequence ATGTTCGTCGTGTCGGGCCCGTCGGGCGCGGGGAAAGACACGTTGGTGGAGGGCCTCAAGGCTCGCCACGAACGGCTTCTCTACTCGGTCTCGGCGACGACGCGGGAACCGCGGCCGGGTGAGCGGGAGGGGATCGACTACTTCTTTCTCGACCGGGCGGAGTTCGAGCGCAGGCTGCAGAGCGGCGAGTTTCTGGAGTACCGGGCGTACAACGGGAACCTCTACGGCACCCCGCGCTCGTTCATCGACGAGGCGCTGCGTGCCGGGTACGACGTCGTCTCGAAGCCGGAAGTCAACGGGGCCCTCGCGATCAAGTCGCAGTTTCCCGACGCCGTCCTGATCTTCATCGTCCCCGACAAGTTCTCGCACCTGCGTTCGCGGCTCGAGGCGCGGCGCACCGAAACCAACGAACAGATCGCCGCGCGGCTCGAGATCGCGCACGACGAGTTCACCTACGTCCACCGCTTCGACTACCTGGTCGTGAACGAAGAAGCGAAGCCGCAGCTGGCGGTGGACGACCTCGAATCGATCGTGCGGGCCGAACGGTACCGCATCCACCGCTACCCCGAAACCAAACTCAAGGAACTGGAAGACAGCTAA
- a CDS encoding DUF814 domain-containing protein, whose amino-acid sequence MTTDWILIRRAAAELERALKGARLADAGLLDDGRIALRFTLRQARGDERKGGPATLAVDAFGSPPLVTLEDAELGVAADPGWLRAAGTTLRGMRLSGVQARRGDRVLALSFESSSRFGVTSESRLVLELVPRFGNVVLLRDRVVVAAAKQFSPAENEARAVQVGLPYEAPPLPEHQLPRLLARSVTAEAETDVDERARALLAAAEAAADAADDVHVYRDAGGAVIAAHVVPLAQFPALAHSREPSLLAVFAEARSGALRAKRGDATERRRAALLARIAKRAHATAEELAALGTRIAGAPARDRLRESGDALFTHAHEIPPGATTYVPPTNPALTIELDPELDAKENAQRYYARYRKAADALPHLERRREALAARRDALDVLAFEAERADAPTLSELEADVDQLEGRPPQRATQLNGKRRPPLRFERPSGARIYVGRSPRENVEVTFRIARPDDLWFHARGIPGSHVVLQPAPGAVPDDEDLDAAADLAATHSKAKHAARVEIDYTERKHVRKQRDAAPGLVWYTNARTRVGHPAQSG is encoded by the coding sequence TTGACCACCGACTGGATCTTGATCCGCCGCGCCGCGGCCGAGCTCGAGCGCGCGCTGAAGGGCGCGCGCCTGGCCGACGCCGGCCTGCTCGACGACGGCCGGATCGCGCTGCGGTTCACCCTTCGACAGGCTCGCGGCGACGAGCGCAAGGGCGGCCCGGCGACCCTGGCGGTCGACGCGTTCGGCTCGCCGCCGCTCGTGACCCTCGAGGACGCCGAGCTCGGGGTGGCCGCCGACCCCGGCTGGCTGCGGGCGGCCGGCACGACGCTGCGCGGGATGCGCCTGAGCGGGGTCCAGGCCCGGCGCGGCGACCGGGTGCTGGCGCTCTCGTTCGAAAGCTCGTCGCGGTTCGGGGTGACGAGCGAGTCGCGGCTGGTGCTGGAGCTGGTCCCGCGCTTCGGCAACGTCGTGCTGTTGCGCGACCGGGTCGTGGTCGCGGCCGCGAAGCAGTTCTCGCCGGCGGAGAACGAGGCGCGCGCGGTGCAGGTCGGGCTGCCGTACGAGGCGCCGCCGCTCCCCGAGCACCAGCTGCCCCGGCTCCTCGCCCGGTCGGTCACTGCCGAAGCTGAAACGGACGTCGACGAACGTGCGCGCGCCCTGCTGGCGGCGGCGGAGGCCGCGGCCGACGCGGCGGACGACGTGCACGTCTACCGCGACGCCGGCGGCGCGGTGATCGCCGCGCACGTCGTTCCGCTCGCCCAATTTCCGGCGCTCGCGCACTCGCGCGAGCCCTCGCTGCTGGCGGTGTTCGCCGAGGCGCGCTCGGGTGCGCTGCGCGCGAAACGCGGCGATGCGACCGAACGCCGGCGCGCCGCGCTGCTGGCGCGCATCGCGAAGCGCGCACACGCGACCGCCGAGGAGCTCGCCGCGCTCGGCACGCGCATCGCCGGCGCGCCGGCGCGTGACCGCCTGCGCGAGAGCGGCGACGCGCTGTTCACCCACGCGCACGAGATCCCGCCCGGCGCGACGACGTACGTTCCGCCGACGAACCCGGCGCTCACGATCGAGCTCGATCCCGAGCTGGACGCGAAGGAGAACGCGCAGCGCTACTACGCGCGCTACCGCAAAGCCGCCGACGCGCTGCCGCACCTCGAGCGCCGCCGGGAAGCGCTCGCCGCGCGGCGCGACGCGCTGGACGTCCTCGCGTTCGAGGCCGAGCGCGCCGACGCGCCGACGCTTTCCGAGCTCGAAGCCGACGTGGACCAGCTCGAAGGGCGTCCGCCGCAGCGCGCCACGCAGCTCAACGGGAAACGCCGGCCGCCGCTGCGCTTCGAGCGCCCGTCGGGCGCCCGCATCTACGTCGGCCGCTCGCCGCGCGAGAACGTGGAGGTGACGTTCCGCATCGCGCGGCCGGACGATCTGTGGTTTCACGCGCGCGGGATTCCCGGCTCGCACGTCGTCCTGCAACCGGCGCCCGGCGCCGTCCCGGACGACGAGGATCTCGACGCCGCCGCCGATCTCGCCGCGACGCACAGCAAGGCCAAGCACGCGGCGCGCGTCGAGATCGACTACACCGAGCGAAAGCACGTGCGCAAGCAGCGCGACGCCGCGCCGGGCTTGGTGTGGTACACCAACGCGCGCACCCGCGTCGGGCACCCCGCTCAATCGGGCTGA
- the rpoZ gene encoding DNA-directed RNA polymerase subunit omega: MSDSVFGDLDGLLRHVDSKFSLVNVVTKRAKQLNNGAPPLTERVNPNKPVSTAFNEVRLGKIPYKRTREGIK; encoded by the coding sequence ATGAGCGACAGCGTATTCGGCGACCTGGACGGACTGCTCCGCCACGTCGACTCGAAGTTCTCCCTGGTCAACGTCGTGACCAAGCGCGCCAAGCAGTTGAACAACGGTGCGCCGCCGCTCACCGAGCGCGTCAACCCGAACAAGCCCGTCTCGACTGCCTTCAACGAAGTGCGCCTCGGCAAAATCCCCTACAAGAGGACGCGCGAAGGGATCAAATAA